TTCCCTCAAATACGACATTCCTACCAAATAATGTCCTTATAATGaccttataataataataataataatacataaacaCAGCAGTGGCCAGTACTAACATATTTGTTTGGAACCTGTTTGGTGACAAAATAACAGTCTGGCTTTTGATAAACAATCAATCAACCGTCTCATATCCATTTAAAACCTCCAGTCCTAATAGATCATTTCTATCAATTGCATATCTTGCAAATCTTAAATTGGATAGTTGCTATAAAGATCCTATGAAAGCTTATCTTTCGGGTGGCTTATGATGTCCTAAATCCTTTTTGtgtgtaccttttttttatcacttctAGAAGTCTTACTTTATTTCCTGGATGGCACTGAGACGGGGCAGGATGTCCAACAGTTTCCTCAGACCTTTGTTGCCTAAACAATTACTGGAAAGACTGACACAAAAAAATctaggatttaaaaaaatgtcagacACAGGAAAGGGAACATAGAACAATTTCTCTAAACTTTGGGCCTGTCGACTTCCATTGACTGTAGGTTATACACGACTATGAATGAGTACTTCAGAAACTCATAGCTGACCATTTAGGCAATCGGAAATTAACACCAGTGACAAAGGTCATAAAAATGTATCATGATTCCTGAACCCCTCTGAATATACCACGTGtgaggaaaaaatatattttttgggtATCTTACTCCAGCAAAGTGAGATCAGGGCATGTTCCCAAACTCCTCCACACCCTCTCCAAATGAGTCGGCAGTAGACCACAACAGCAGAGGCTGACGGAAGAAACAGTTTCAGTATTACCATCATCATCGTCCGACAGTTTATGTCGAAAGTTTATGTGTCCAAAGGGGATCTTTAAGATTATTTTATTCACTGCTTTCTCTCTCAACTATAGCCTGGGGAAGACTAATCTGAACCTGTGAGATGGTTTGTTACACGGAACTTTGGAAGCTGGGCCTGAAAAGccttcagtgtttttctttgatgtTCTTTCAAGAAAGGAAATATTTCCAAAGCTAACTGACGCTATTGCATAGATTAGGGTAACAACATTGCTCTCTCTGAACAAACAGAAGCTATTTTTCGTCACTAATTCTGAGCCCAAAAATGCAACAACGGTCCCAAGAGCGGAATTGAATCAGAGAACTTAATATGGCCATGCACTATAAGCCCTTGGATTTTAACACATACCAGAGCACTTTAGATACTTGATTAGTGTTTTTTCTCCCTACAGAAAACACTATAGACACCTGACCAGGACTCTGTAATCTGAAACATCAAACAAATACATTCACGTGTTAGTTGAAGAAACTAAGAATTTTAGCACTAATCATGTGCATGGGGCATACCATTGACGCTAAGCAATACAATATTTAATGTTGCTGACTAGTTTACACAGTGATGGAGAAAATCGTCCCAAGTATTCACTGAATGTGAGTAACTGTAATTATGCGTTTGTTAGTACAGCATGTTAAAagatatgtgtatttatattgcTTGTACCTGATCCGAAGCTCCACCACAGTGGGACAATCAGAGAGCAGAGCAGTGAGACTCACCAAACCCTCCACGGTTAAGCCACTGTCATTTACACTGATAGGAAAATATCAATGCTTATAAATCCTTAACCAAACATATTAAGTGGTAAAGTAAAACAATTTCATGGCAAAAGAAGCCAAGCAAATTACGGGTAGCTTTTACGTCGTATTTGGTGATCGGTAGTTTGGTATGAGTCCAGTCTTACATGATCTTCTTGGTGATGTTGAACTTTGGCAAGAACTCAATCATTTTCCTCAGAGTGTCAGCATCCAAGTGGCCTCCAGAAATACTaggaaatgaacacacacgcacagttcaAAATGGGTGTGGAATTTTATTGGATGATAGCATccaaaatgtctcttttggtGAAGGTCTTTTGATATGGCAATATTGAAAGTGACTGCTCATAGTGAAAAAAATGACTACTATAACAACTAGTTTTTATTGAAACAATTGTACTGTTGGGTCAATTTCTGTAGTTAAGCCGGGAACAAGGAAAAAACAATACGTCAATAAGTGGCTGTTCCAATTGTACTCAATAAGGCATCGTTAAGGAGTATACAGAATTGTATGAGGTGTAACTCACTTCAGAATGGACAAGGAGGGGCAACGTGCCAGTGAATTTGCAAGTTTTTGCATATCAGGCCTGCTCCATTTTTGGTTCAACAAGCTGGAAAACAAATtttacagcaaaataaaaatataaacaacaaactgaaaacaaattCAGCACATTAAATAAACTGGCTTATCTGTCATAGAGGTCCCTTGTTCATAGTAAGAGCAAAGCACTGTCTATACTAGTAAAGATCTGGAAAGTGGAATGGTGTTATTATCTAATGTCTTACCTGATTGTTGGTTCAGACTCAGTTTTATGGCTGCAGGGGAAAgcataaataaaaccaaatgtctCTACATGCAGTATTCATGTGATGACGTGCTAAATGTTTCATTGCTGGTTTGTATCTCCTCATAATGTTTATCAAACAATAAAGTTACCTGTTCATATCTGGATTTTGAGAAATAGTGACCGTCAATTCCTTCGTCccactgcaaaaacaaaacacacacgaacAGAGTTACAACAATGATtacttgctttcttttttttcttgcttggATTTTGTGGCCAATTTTCGTGGCTGTAGCTCCATAACGTACAAAAGATACAGGTTAAATCTACCTGAGAGAACCGGAACACAGGAgcatacaataataataataattaataagttTATTATGGAATTCAACTTCATATAACTACCGATTTAGCACAACAAGTAAACAATAATTTGTCAGACACTGGTTCTGAATATGTGTAATGAGAGCTGCAAGTGGGAGCAAGACTGGATCCAGCATTGAATTAAAAGTCACTGGAGGCTGTCAGAGGGGGGGCTGAAGCAGCTCCGTCCTGCTTTTTGGATTCAGTATTGCTGGACAAATTTCGAGGTCCTTCGTTTGGTTGCGGATAAAAGGCTTTGCATAGTGTCCTGTTGCAGCGGCATGACACGGCAACGAGCAGCTGAGAATATCTACTCCACATAGGGAGCAGGATCGCAGTGGAAAAAGAAGAGAGTAAAGCACATGTTACCAAAAAGTGTGTTGAGTTGAACAGGGACGCAGCCTGGATTTTTTCATGATATTTTTACATCAATGTTCATATTTGTGTTGTCAAATTTCACCATGATGCAAAAATTCAGTCTCTTGTGTTATCATATATTGAATCCAAGCAAAACTACAGCGTTAaatttagggctgtcaaaatgaacagGTTGGTCattgcgattaatgtggccgagattagtACGCTAAAATATTTTAGCGCAGGAGGCGCGACACAAAGCAGAGAACTCCTTAGAGGagttactccacgtgtcaaacagaacgTGGGTgggtggcaaacggaccactttacgcaCCACAAGACTAAGCTAgcagctaagctaagctagccggAGTTCTCcctgatcaaatgtgtgtagttttgtgtttaaaatacaattataatatcggtagatgaaatccaatgttctgattggttgagtgtGAGTCACAGGGGGGTGCGTTACTAAGCGATAAGGTaaagttgctgttcacattgacccgatcgttccgtatcactgcacactcaaagtaacaggttagcttTTGTGCAACCGTTAGTTGACATATTagtttttagctcggtggcgatcttgaggcagtacttcaataatgtaacaggtTGAGGGTTGCCTAACAACACCACCCAACTGTTATATTatcgataaagtacagcctctcagaccttattgctttattaaaCAATAgtttctaaaatacacgctttttAAAGTGATTACTCGGGACTTAGTCTTTTGAAGAAAAACCAAGCGATTCATACATTTggaaatgtgcgattaatttgttgttgttttgtttgttttgtatgtttttttaacaGCCCGAGGTTAAATTACATGAAAACCTCAGATTTGATCTGCAATCAACAATGCAATGCAATCTGCAATCAAGGACGCCAGTGATGACAGGGTCAGCATGTCAATGCTGATGAGTTTTCGTGACACAGCGTCAAGCAaactgtttgtgcgtgtgtgtgtgtgcatgggtgttTTCCTACTCTGCATGAATGTGCTGGATGTTCAAGAACGAAGACATTTTCCCGATGAGAAAGTCGACTGCTTCCAAAGAGCTGTTGTTTCGACCCAGCCTGCGAGGTTTGTAGACACACACGGAATCAGTCACAGATCCTTTCAAATCTTGAGATATTGTAGTAATTGAAAAACGGCATCTTATTGGCAGTATACACTTACTTCACCAAAACCAGTCTTGGTTGTTTGGTAAAAATATCAGCTATGTGTTTGATTCCTCCGTCTTTCAGATTGTTGTCGCTCAGGCTgtaatgcaaaaacaaaattacGGTGTTAAAGTTTAGACCTGGACTCAAACTAATTCACCATGACATTAAATATAAGGCGGTAAAGCTCAATCTAGTCAGAGCCACAAAAATCTGTTCACACATTTATTCAACAGAACTGTCAGAAGATATGTTATTTGCAGGGGAATTATGTTGCATCAAATATACTTGATTTCAGTGACTTCTGGACAACTCGGTAGAGCGGAGGCCAAACTAGCTGCTCCTGTGGAAGTTAGACTGGCACCACAAAACCTtagaggacaaaaacaaaatcacccGTCACTCGTTTTTGTAAAGGTTTTAAGGGCTGAACTTAAGGAAGAAGTCAAAAGACTAGAAAAAGTGTAGcaagaaaacatgaataatcTTACTCTAGCTTCCTCAGGGACTTGAATTTTGGCAAAATGGAGGACAACTTCTCAGCAAACTTGTCGCCATACCTGCGGCTGCAAAAACTgaagcacacaaacagaaatgacACATTCATCAAACCAACCTTTATGTTGGAACCGAGGCGCAAATAcgtagaacaaaacaaaaaatatgaattaacTGGAAATACAAGCAATAAAATGGCATCGAGAACTACTATCATATTGcaccacaaaataaatgatgaatatATATGCGTGTGCTGTGGTGAAAGGGTGGGGTGAGTACATTTCTTAATAATTAATATATTGACATACACACAAGAAGGAATATATTGGAATAGAGTTGTTTATAAACTccaaataaagataaataaataatacaaatgtttaCTGCTTAGTATATTAGTTGAGTTCCATGTAAGTGTATACCTTGTGTAGGAGTTAACTCCTTTTATGACTTCAATGAAAACCCTTAAATAATGTTAGTTGTTGTCTTTTTGCTCTTAACTCCAGGCCACTGTATGACAATTTGTTACAAAAAGAGACTTTGCCAACCACAGAAACCcgaaaggaaataaataaatattgttagaTTCACAGTAAGTGGGACAGGTGGCCGATCAGCCGAGGAATGCTGACAGCAAAGTGGCGGGAGCTACACTCGTCATCGCTGCTCAACTGCTCTCTAAACGTCCAGAAGCCAAGCACCGGTTTACCAACTGTCGACGGCTCAACACCCCTCGCCTCACTGtcccatttatatatattacaagGGCAGTTTCCAACCGCTCAAGTGCACCTTGCCTTTGGTCAAAAAATTGTTCTTAGCTTCAAATGCTATGTCTATGTTTACGTAAGTAGTTGTCTCTATGTAAGTTAAATTTCCCCAGGGGTGCATATCATTCTGATAAGAGATTTTTCATGCATTTGATTGTGATTGCTGATGCATTTTTGCTGATGTGAATATGTGTCTGGACTTACCTGAGGTAGTGAATGTGCTGACACATAGGAAGGACATCTAAACACTCTGACTCCATTGAGCATGCTCTAAAGTCCAATCCAATGGCATTATCACCTACTGAGTTAACTACAAAAGCCAGAGCATCAATATCATTAGGTAGTAGCCGGATGTTGCGCAGTTCCAAGGTGGGTCTTGTACCAACAACCTGCTTAGCTAGTTGGTGGTCTTGGCTCTCCTGAACACAGTGGCAAAGCTCCAATATCTAAGAAGAGATGTGAGACGGATAGATAAGTATGGAAAGAGCATTGTAAAAAGTTAAAGTATACATCCATTTGTCAGAATTCACCTTTGGCCCTGTCAGATTGCTTTGACAAAGTTTTGTTAGCAGGTTCAAAACCagagtttgtctttttttgaccCAAATTTGGCCTCCTGTTCCACCAGGGGTCCTGGCTAATTGAACTAAGGCTGGAGTGCAGCACGGAGAGGCCAgaccacaaacaaacaggtgCAGGGAGTCAGTGAAGACTGTCCTCTGGTCGGACTTGGTCATCCAGCGAGTTCTCAGACTGAATCTGAGAGCAATGGGGAAAAAGAGTGAgcattttatttagttaaagATTTGGGTGCATTCATACATTGTACTTCTATAGAGGACAGCTAACCATGTGCATTAGAGGGctccaaagagggtttttgcaACACATTTATGATTTAAAGTGCTGATTAAATGGTGTAGACTTCCAGTAAGTTGGTTAGTCCTGGCAATACGTGTTTAATTTGACTGGTAAAGTGGTAGCAAAACACTCGATCTACTCAGAAATAAGAAACACACTATTAACATAATCCATAATGTCACTGTTAACAATAAGACAGTGTTCACATTCTGCTGCCCCCACCTCTGCAGGCCCATTTACCCTTAACTGCTGTTATTGGAACAGTGAATTCCTGGTCTCCTTTTAGGGAAGGAGGTCATATTGGGCTCAATTTACACTGGTTATCTTGTTCCCTCGTTGGATTACTCCTAATATGTTCTTGGTATAGTGTTACATTATATGCTGAAATGGTTTGTGTCGTTTATCCAGATAATCCCAAGGTACCTCTAACACACTACTGATTAAGGtgagttttatatatatatatatatatatagctatatagaGATATATCCTAACCATGACATTTTCCCGACGCAATGGTAGGTGGACATGTTACATcccatgtcatttagctgatgcttttatccaaaatgacttacattgcattttttttttaacccatgttttttacattttgcccagagagcaattagaggttaagtgtcttgctcagggacacttccacacggagcagccggggtttgaaccGCCGACCATGCGGTTCCCGGTGCACCCTCTCCACTCCAAGCGCCACTACGCCCCTGAGCCTCctgttatgtatatatatatattgtatttataatgCATTCCATGTAGCGGACCAAGCACAGTTCCATTTGGGTTCACTGAACATATTCCCATACCTCTTCTTAAGCTGCGTGTCACTGACATCATCACTCGTCATGATTCTGACTGCAGCCAAAAACTCCTGTAAAGTCAGATGAGTGAAGCAGTAGGAGTTGACAAGCATCCCATCTTCACATCTCAGCTCCACCTAACAGGAAGATATACACAAACATAGCATTTAATATAAGAAAAGATGTCATAGATGCCAAAGCCGTGTTAAGTCCGctgagatttttatttttaatcatagATGTGATATTAGCAAAAGCTTTTTCAGTATTCTGAAATGTAATGAAACCCTAACCCTTAATATTCTGATTCAATCTATATTTGTTTTacacaactacatttttacTGCTGCCTATCAGCTCTCACCACCCCAGACAATCAGAGTAGACGACAggaaaaggcaggaagtgaagtcaaCCCAGGTACACaaggggcaggaaactacaaaataaaacaggaaacaaaccaaacactccAGCTATGTAGAGAACATTCATACATACTGTACAGCAAAGTCTGACCTGTGAGAGGAGCCCTTTCTTGATTGAAAACTCTAAAACATCCTGAGAAATGTCTTCTTTCATGAAGAGGATCTTGCCTTCCTCTAAGCCGTTCCAGGCCAGCTGACTCAGCTCACCCAACTCTGATCGATGATGACTCAGAATACtgcacaaaaagacaaaataacttGATTGGTACATTTGGATTTCATACAATCAAAgatcacatttaaaaaatgtgtgaaatgcGTGGTTACAATTTTGTAACCGTAGTTCTATAACTCCAAGCGGAGATCTCCACCATGGCTAATACTGTTCTCCAATCACAAGCACGCATTCGGCTACCGAAATATGTCACTTGTTGCCGGTGAACACCCACTTGAGAAATTGTAAGATAAGCCGGGCTGTGTGGAACCATTCCACGGAGTTAGACATGAGAAGGTGAGgtctttgaaaaaaaggaacacCATCCTGCCTCAGCACCGTGTCAACACATATTTTGAAGGTGAGCCCAGGCACAGCTAAGGATGGTAAAGCTGTTTAACGATCAACCTACCTAGTCTCGCACCGGTTAAGAAATGGGAGTCCAAAAAAAGTCTTGAAATCATCTTAACTTGGGAATAAAAAATTAGGCACAGTAAAACCTGTTACATACGTTGTTAATGGGAACAACAGATACATACTGTTTAACTGGTTGTGGATGTCTGCTACGAGGTAAAACATATCCTAGTGAAGGGATAAATTCACTTCCTTAATGCGAAAAAGATTGCAGAGTTGGAGAAATTTTAACCAGTTTTCATTCCCTCAGTCTCACTGTATAGAGCACCAGCTCCGGTTGGCTCTTATATTGAGCCACAATCTGCATAGATGAACCCGGGACTGTACCAGCAGCGCCAGGGGAAGCACAGACTTTGCATGGAGGTAGGGAAAGTGGCAGTTTGCTTAGCAGGAAAAAGATGTTGTGGTCAGTCAGGGGAAAGTTTAAATTACTACACGTCAATACATTTGAGTGGGCTAATGTGTGCTCATGACTGGAGGAGAGAATCTCACAAAGGCTGACcctgtgtgtggttttgtttatCATTAAAATAGGAAACACATTGCACTAAATGATTGTTTAAGAAGCTCTGACTTAACATTCGTGAATTCACTGAAGTTGTATGTTATGTATAATTGGGGCAATATGTGACTTGTCTACTCAGCCTTCACCTTTGTGGAAGTTTTATGGTATTGAGCTTGTCATTGTTTCCTCTGGTATCGGGGTCACGGCACAGAAAGGCACTGAGAACGGTTAGGTAGACCTGGGTGAGGGTGGAGGGTATCTGGACTTGTGTGAGAGGTGGCTGAGGTCTATTGATTGTTCCATCCATCATTATTCCTTCATTTCTTCCACCTTGATCTTCTCTTTGCACTtcactgtcttcttcttcttctcgtccttGAATCTGTAGTTCTTTTTCTTCAATTTCTCCGGCTTGCAGCCTTGTCTCACTCCCTCTATCCTTAGGTATCGGCGTCCTTCCTGGATCTCCACTTTCCAGTAGTAAATACTGCAGACAGATGCAGCTGATGTTGCAGAGAGCAGGTAGGGATGCCATGGCGAGTAGGTGCCGACTTGAAACAAGGACTTCTGCTGCCTTCACCCCAAGAGCTCTGTTTGCTGAGTCACCTTTGCAGTTGAGACATAAATTAGTTTAAGCCTTTAGAAATGAAAGGTAGACACACAGCTGTTTTTAGCTTTCCTCTTTTACATCTGGGTGGCCGTATCCTCACTCTCCTTTATTGCCCATAATCATTATAGTTTGTATGATAATTAGATGAAGTATATGGATTGTATATAATACCTAGCATGTTGTAGCACAGAGGTCAACtgcaaaaacataaaacacttGAGGGTTTAAAAGGACAGTTTCAAAATGCTACGGGAATTGAATTATAGGAGTTCTACAAAACGGAACTAGGTTTGATATGTTTCTATGCCACATCTTTTATAGACTTAGAAGTATTATTAATAAGCAAGTTTCTTTAGTGGTGATTTTCAATATGCTGCAGGTGGGAATGAATGGTTTCCTGTCTCTTTACTCCTTTTCACACATTCACTACAACCCTGAACTTATGTTCTTATTACCCGGAGAAGCTGTATGTGGAAATGCAATTTACCGACAATATTCAGACTTCACCCTGCAAGCACCAGGAACAGTGTGTGTAATGTCCTACTAAGGCCGTGGTGTGAATAAAGCTGCCATTTCTAGGGTATTCACAGCAAGTTAGTGGGCATGTTGATTAAAATTCTATAGCATCATAGAAGAtaatttaaacaaatatttCAGTCCTGTATCAGATTGACGACTGACCTGGCCTGAACTTTTTATATTGATGCATTAATCATGACTTAAAATTAATCAATTATGACTTTTGGTGATTGGTGATGAATACTACCATCTAtatttaaaattatatttgatttaatatatatttatatactgtacatattgtTTTTTGGACCAGTTTCagtttgagctttttttttgttttttacttggATACCACCAAACATAAGCTTGTATATTTCAAGTGTTATGTGTACCAGTTTGGGGATAATGGATGGTACTCAAACTATAACTGACACCTGGACTTAAAAGTATTTATTAAATCTAAATTGGTTATTCTCTGACAATGAAGCATACAGATAGATACATGTGGATTTATCCATATGCAGAACGGTTTTACCTTTTTTGCCAAAATAGTTATCCACATACTCCTTGATCTCCTGGCAGTCCCAACCCAGCAGCTGCCCAACTTTATCTGATATGCCTTCCAAATCGAGTACATCACGTACACGACAAGTGACCATCAAGGTACATCCTGGGAGAAGTTGACGATTTAACAGGCCAGATATGAGGTCTGCTACAGGCAAAGGCTTTTCTGGGTCCAAAAGCTCTTTCTGCACATCTTGTTTGGTGATTTTGCTGTGAAATTTGTCATAGCCATCCAGCACCCAACAGCTCTGTTCTGGATTGGAAAGGAGGTAATCCACAATGGCTTCCTGCTCAGAACACAGAAATATAAGACAAACGCCCagacaaaagaggaaaagtATTAGTTCACCTGCTTGGagataaatacatttgagaCAAGTATCGTGTTTGGTCTTCTGGCTTTCAAATACGAATTTCTAGAAACAAATGgttcaaaataaagtattttaactGATTAACATAGCTCCTGTTATTTATCCTGAATACGTTTTCTATTTTGCAGAATTTTGTCTGCTTAGAAAACTAGTTATTTATGCGAAGCTTCTGTAGAAACTGGGTCACCTGGAAGGTTTTAACGTTGGCTAACGTAAGAGTCCAGCATTGTGTAGCATGTGTATCACATGGTTGTAGTTAGTAGTTATTAGTAAAACAGAGAGGGGATAGTTTGaggatacgtttttttttttgttttagaataaagggttggaaattaatcattttataatgctgttttttttattcaattaattgaaaaaataatcgaccaattatcaaaataattgttagttgcagccctagtctTAACATCTGAACAGAATTTTCGTAAAGAATATCTATTATACTCGCTATTATACGCTTCCTGCATACCTGTTTGTGGTCACTGTCTTTCACAGGGACGTAGTGTCGAAGCAGCAGCtcagacagggagagaggacGGGACAGTACGTTGAGCTGATGAAACTCCAGCAGGACAAACAGGCAAAATGAAGGGATAGGGCCCTTGATGATACAACAGCAAAGGggatagaaacaaaaacagtgagAGTATTAACACATGAAAAATTGAGAGAATGAACCATCAGAGAAGGGACAATGAAAAGGGGACTTATTTTACACACCAAAGTCTTTTTACAGGTCTTATGGAGAACTGTATATGTGAAAAGAGTTTCTCTCAAAGGCCACTCAAATGGGGCTGCGTGAAATGCGCAGTTAATTGAACACCCTGATCCAAGACAACGAATATGAGTATTGTTTATAATgaatatatatcatttttatgTAAATAAGTTGTAAAGGATTTAAACGCCCTTTAGATGCCTGTCACATCACCTGAGGCCATTTAACAGACTTGACACAGTTCCCTCTGCAACCACTAAACGCTTTTCAGTCTGTGGACCGGCACTAATGTAGAAAATGATGGGGTTACGCTTGGATTTGGTTGATGCTCGTCTATGGTTCAGTTGTTCGTAACATTCGTTTAGAAATACTTTTAAGGTGATGTAATAGCCCGTGACGTTCAGCCCAACGTATTGCCTGACTCGACAttcactgttttatttatttgcacaaaTAAAAGTGCAGAGTCAACTGATTCCAACTGCACATATTATCCCAGATATTGATGAAAATATGCACACAAAAGCAATGGAAGGCTGGTGATCAAATTGCAACCTTACTAGTCCATGTGCCCACTGTTGTCCTAAGCAAGACATCAGCAGAGTTTTTCCCGATCCAGCCGGGCCAACAAGAACTGTCACCTTCCCTGCACATCCCTGGAGGAAGTTCTCCAATGTAACTCGGGAATCCATAGACCCATAATCCCAATCAGGCTCTGAGTGGAGtgaaaaataaattgttaaTTAAATCTAAAGCAGACCTAAGTCATGCAGTAGGACAGCGCCAAGACCAAGCTGCACCAAAAGAGAAATATTTCTATCACCGTTGAGTGTTAAACCTCCTTGCTCATTGAAGCATATTTTGAATTACTTCCACTTGAATAAAAAATTTCCAATTTAACTTCAAAAAGAGGAAGAGTATTTTGTTCTCACCAGGTGTTCTGGCCCCTTTGTCCGCTGGGCCAGGAGTTTGATCAGGTCTTTCCCTCGTTCTGTTCGCCGTTCTCAGACCAACCCACACGTTCTCCAGCTGGACATCAGTCACCAGCTGCTCGCTGACTCTCTCCCACCTCCTCTGCAGTGAATGTTTCACTGTAGCAATGTACTGCATCCAGTAATCTGTCGGTATAATACATGAAAAAACGTGTAATTTGTAGAAGGAGAAGTAAAAATGATATGACctcattcataaaaaaaaaaaatgctatttCAGCGCttatatgtgtgagtgtgctcTTGAGTGAGTGTGCCAGGACTAAAGTTAAGTTAAATTTAAGATGCTAACCAATTTCTAAATTGGGTGGCATCACACACAGAATCTGATGTTTTCCTCAGTGGTCTAACTTAAGTGGGTTTTGAGaataaatgtcttctgtgaaaGAGGGTTAATCTTCTTAAGCAGGTTGTGGCAACCCAGGGGCGGAGCACTCTGGACCTCAGGAGAGCAGCACAAAGGGCAGGGGCACCAACGAGCAAGCggtcaggtgaccaaaaggggaaacaccccgccccctcaggagacaacgagcggcccaggtgcagctcataaggctgatgaaggttggcCACACTATAAAAGACCAACCATTCCAACAGCCCAGCAGACAAGATGTGAGTAGAAGCTGGCTTCATGCCGGAGTTTGGTTGCAAGAGTGGTAAAGCCTGTTTATTGtgtgcttcctgcaggaaggagactaAAGGCCCGCTGAACCGCACCCTCAAAAGAGAAAGAACCTgagtttctgttttttgttactTTGTACGTTATAATAAATTGTACTCTTTTCTTGTGCAACTAGACGTGCTTCTGAGTCCGGTGATTCCACCCACACCCGTTGGTTGCCCCAAGGTGCAATAGAGACAACATTTTAGTTTATTCTATAGCCCTGCCTATTTTGCAAATATTAACTATTTCAACATGGACTCGGACCAGTCACGTTCACTGTTATG
The DNA window shown above is from Gasterosteus aculeatus chromosome X, fGasAcu3.hap1.1, whole genome shotgun sequence and carries:
- the nlrc5 gene encoding protein NLRC5, with the protein product MDEEVDPDSEYVNSVLAHESAELVHILSGQSTAVIMKLCQMMPSDAGCNINQASGNASSEAVTEHIKALLEYFRVANAADCRTFLQSMCVLCDNIPMHLESKLMSAAGYENSACEPSNQSVMAGKSPSPPLEQLIKRPRIDYWMQYIATVKHSLQRRWERVSEQLVTDVQLENVWVGLRTANRTRERPDQTPGPADKGARTPEPDWDYGSMDSRVTLENFLQGCAGKVTVLVGPAGSGKTLLMSCLGQQWAHGLGPIPSFCLFVLLEFHQLNVLSRPLSLSELLLRHYVPVKDSDHKQEAIVDYLLSNPEQSCWVLDGYDKFHSKITKQDVQKELLDPEKPLPVADLISGLLNRQLLPGCTLMVTCRVRDVLDLEGISDKVGQLLGWDCQEIKEYVDNYFGKKGDSANRALGVKAAEVLVSSRHLLAMASLPALCNISCICLQYLLLESGDPGRTPIPKDRGSETRLQAGEIEEKELQIQGREEEEDSEVQREDQGGRNEGIMMDGTINRPQPPLTQVQIPSTLTQVYLTVLSAFLCRDPDTRGNNDKLNTIKLPQSILSHHRSELGELSQLAWNGLEEGKILFMKEDISQDVLEFSIKKGLLSQVELRCEDGMLVNSYCFTHLTLQEFLAAVRIMTSDDVSDTQLKKRFSLRTRWMTKSDQRTVFTDSLHLFVCGLASPCCTPALVQLARTPGGTGGQIWVKKRQTLVLNLLTKLCQSNLTGPKILELCHCVQESQDHQLAKQVVGTRPTLELRNIRLLPNDIDALAFVVNSVGDNAIGLDFRACSMESECLDVLPMCQHIHYLSFCSRRYGDKFAEKLSSILPKFKSLRKLEFCGASLTSTGAASLASALPSCPEVTEINLSDNNLKDGGIKHIADIFTKQPRLVLVKLGRNNSSLEAVDFLIGKMSSFLNIQHIHADGTKELTVTISQNPDMNSHKTESEPTISLLNQKWSRPDMQKLANSLARCPSLSILNISGGHLDADTLRKMIEFLPKFNITKKIIVNDSGLTVEGLVSLTALLSDCPTVVELRIRLQSPGQVSIVFSVGRKNTNQVSKVLCLCCCGLLPTHLERVWRSLGTCPDLTLLDLSSNCLGNKGLRKLLDILPRLSAIQEINASDNGIGKERVVMLAGALCSQNNLTETHISGEQVILKFCPDKRDDKHPKKMFRMNNSSLPPSDMTPLCKRLVQCHGYLELDLSHCALTDKAIKNLLTVLPKMTSLQRLNVSHSITSTNAALVLVRCLTVSQRVTSVELRPQAESFIEFDSVKAKETSCRLTHCSLKGDILERLLEILQQGPQLADLDLSSNQLEDEGVKTFVDCLQKLKITTYVNLSNNGLTQKGLLDVADTLRTCDNVCGVEISLNAEDRCVIWFTHDEDCERTLSVTDSGLERDHLVRLAEIISVSPSPTKLEFKNNFLQSDWIEDFVKLLNSSQRGFSVSIDERWIRSEEAVSLLCRCLYLSSSIHTIRVQHTTLHLSLVNSTELTSVSDDSADMTPLLATKKIGLMDCAVEGHHLASMKSVIQRCPSLTELDLSHNSLGIDGAEFLCSVLPSLPNLTSLSIGSKEASVAVVEKLSEALLQAAAIQCLNLSGHAVSDTAAKIMTKMLPRLRSLNLSHCGWSASGGLQLIQTLAECVRLETLCLDCLQLNEDGRMSLAQTLRKINSLRSLKLNKIATTMGPSQANGVLDLLAAMEGLTQMQDIELKGWRMADRGIEELTRLLPFWTELRKISLSKNLISDHMGEMLLEALNSCTHLEELHLPSNSLGNVTAAKMALVLPSLTNITVLDISENSIGYEGSVSLSKAIMCMKNLTKIYLTSVGTSELCPVAASLAHCPLLQDVGLGWNNCGDKVALELVRVMPLCQKLRRIDLESNAISVSGAEALVKALQPCPALQMIRLWRNNVSAIEAQTLSLKERRLNFSST